In a genomic window of Nitrososphaerota archaeon:
- the acnA gene encoding aconitate hydratase AcnA — MPLESLESIREKFEAPSGTATAFNILKMKEFGYDVERLPYSIRVLLENAARHSGKVQGALESAHALAQWPNSIGTETPFMPYRVLLQDYTGVPLVVDLAAMRDAARLRGVDPKKVNSDVPVDLVIDHSIQVDAWGDDLAFNVNLEKEYERNSERYQLLKWAQSSFKGMRVFPPGKGICHQFNLEYLSQVVAKAQSYDGLLAFPDTLVGTDSHTTMVNGLGCLGWGVGGIEAEAVMLGEPYHMPIPKVLGVRFTGNLNEGVTPTDLVLTVTEKLRQKDLVGSFVEYFGEAYGELSVPDRATIGNMSPEYGATAGYFPIDDATLTYLTGTARPRSHVDLVSKYARAFGFFVGDIEPRYSEVITIELDKIEPSIAGPRNPEERHALQSVPAFARSMLDERRAAAQQGKAASATTRSALMLEEDGPIHTGLQDGGVVIAAITSCTNTSNPTVMVGSGLIAKKAIEAGLTVKPWVKPSLAPGSTVVTDYLQNAGLLGYLDRLGFSLVGYGCTTCIGNSGPLSPEVERQIKERDLYAVAVLSGNRNFDGRIHPLVKGSFLMSPMLVVAYALAGRADFDFAATPLGIGKDGTLVFLKDLWPTLAEIKGAVERSLNSGLYQKRYADAMKGDDRWESLTTFADEVYHWDESSTYIRNPPWFEPSQSTSAKSDVHGARALAVFEDKVTTDHISPAGTIGVDSPAGTYLGERGVDLLHLSTYGSRRGNHEVMVRGGFSNIRLRNDLAKGKEGGFTAHFPGGKVMPIYDAAVLYSKEKVPLVILAGKQYGAGSSRDWAAKAPKLLGVKAVIAESFERIHRSNLVAMGVLPLQFKQGESAKSLGLTGEETFDVIGIAAMSAPKQWAEVFARGVSGEKKFSVLVRVDNETEMQYLSRGGVLPYVFDKLLKNVH; from the coding sequence ATGCCTCTCGAGAGCTTGGAATCGATCCGGGAGAAGTTCGAGGCTCCGTCCGGCACAGCGACGGCGTTCAACATCCTGAAAATGAAAGAATTCGGGTACGACGTAGAACGGCTTCCCTATTCCATACGGGTCCTTCTAGAAAACGCCGCCAGGCACTCTGGGAAGGTCCAAGGAGCCCTCGAATCCGCTCACGCCCTCGCCCAATGGCCGAACTCGATCGGGACGGAGACCCCTTTCATGCCCTACAGAGTGCTGCTTCAGGACTACACCGGAGTCCCCCTGGTGGTCGATCTTGCGGCAATGCGGGACGCGGCAAGACTTCGGGGAGTGGACCCGAAGAAGGTGAACTCCGACGTCCCCGTCGACCTCGTGATCGATCATTCAATACAGGTTGACGCCTGGGGGGACGACCTCGCCTTCAACGTAAACCTCGAGAAGGAGTACGAGCGGAACTCGGAGCGCTACCAGCTACTGAAGTGGGCCCAGTCCTCGTTCAAAGGAATGCGGGTCTTCCCTCCCGGAAAGGGGATCTGTCATCAGTTCAATCTCGAGTACCTTTCCCAGGTCGTGGCTAAGGCACAATCGTACGACGGTCTCCTTGCCTTCCCCGACACCCTCGTCGGCACTGATTCGCACACGACCATGGTGAACGGGCTCGGGTGCCTGGGCTGGGGGGTCGGCGGCATAGAAGCCGAGGCAGTCATGCTTGGCGAGCCCTACCACATGCCCATCCCCAAGGTCCTGGGCGTAAGGTTCACCGGAAACCTCAACGAAGGGGTCACGCCCACCGACCTCGTCCTGACGGTCACCGAGAAACTCCGTCAGAAAGATCTGGTGGGGTCGTTCGTCGAATACTTCGGTGAGGCCTACGGAGAGCTCTCCGTGCCTGACCGGGCTACCATCGGGAACATGTCCCCGGAGTACGGGGCGACGGCGGGCTACTTCCCAATCGACGATGCCACGTTGACCTACCTAACTGGAACCGCCAGGCCGAGGAGTCACGTGGACCTCGTCTCGAAGTACGCCAGGGCCTTCGGGTTCTTCGTCGGGGACATCGAACCTCGCTACTCTGAGGTGATCACAATTGAGCTGGACAAGATAGAACCTTCAATCGCCGGTCCGAGGAATCCGGAAGAAAGGCACGCGCTCCAATCCGTCCCAGCATTCGCCAGGTCCATGCTGGACGAGCGGAGGGCCGCGGCTCAGCAGGGCAAGGCCGCGTCCGCCACGACCCGCTCTGCCCTGATGCTCGAGGAGGACGGTCCGATTCACACAGGCCTCCAGGACGGCGGGGTCGTCATCGCGGCCATCACGAGCTGCACCAACACCTCCAACCCGACGGTGATGGTGGGGTCCGGGCTTATAGCCAAGAAAGCCATCGAAGCCGGGCTGACAGTGAAGCCCTGGGTAAAGCCCAGCCTGGCACCAGGCTCCACAGTCGTCACCGATTACCTGCAGAACGCCGGCCTCCTGGGCTATCTCGACAGGCTCGGCTTCAGCCTCGTCGGCTATGGCTGCACGACCTGCATAGGGAACAGCGGCCCACTGTCCCCTGAAGTGGAACGCCAGATCAAGGAGAGAGACCTGTACGCGGTCGCCGTCCTCTCGGGTAACAGGAACTTCGACGGCAGGATCCATCCGCTCGTCAAGGGCTCTTTCCTGATGTCGCCTATGCTCGTTGTGGCCTACGCCCTCGCGGGGAGGGCCGACTTCGACTTCGCCGCCACCCCGCTAGGCATAGGAAAGGACGGGACCCTGGTCTTCCTGAAGGACCTGTGGCCGACACTTGCCGAAATCAAAGGAGCCGTGGAACGATCCCTCAATTCGGGACTCTATCAGAAGAGGTACGCGGACGCCATGAAAGGGGACGACAGGTGGGAGTCACTGACAACCTTCGCCGACGAGGTCTATCACTGGGACGAAAGCTCGACCTACATCAGGAACCCCCCGTGGTTCGAACCTTCCCAGTCGACCTCCGCGAAGTCAGACGTCCACGGAGCCCGGGCGCTAGCAGTCTTCGAGGACAAGGTCACCACCGACCACATCTCTCCCGCAGGCACCATCGGGGTCGACAGCCCAGCCGGCACATACCTGGGCGAGCGGGGGGTGGACTTGCTTCACCTCTCAACCTATGGCAGCAGGAGAGGCAACCACGAGGTAATGGTGAGGGGGGGCTTCAGCAACATCAGGCTCAGGAACGACCTGGCCAAGGGTAAGGAGGGCGGTTTCACTGCGCACTTCCCCGGTGGGAAGGTGATGCCCATCTACGATGCGGCCGTGCTCTATTCAAAGGAGAAAGTCCCTCTGGTCATCCTTGCTGGGAAGCAGTACGGAGCCGGGAGCTCCAGAGACTGGGCGGCCAAGGCGCCGAAGCTCCTTGGGGTGAAAGCCGTGATCGCCGAGAGCTTCGAAAGAATCCATCGCAGCAACCTCGTCGCCATGGGAGTCCTCCCTCTCCAGTTCAAGCAGGGCGAGAGCGCGAAGAGCCTCGGCCTGACAGGGGAAGAAACCTTCGACGTTATCGGGATCGCAGCGATGAGCGCCCCCAAGCAGTGGGCGGAGGTGTTCGCCAGGGGCGTGTCGGGGGAGAAGAAGTTCAGCGTCCTCGTCCGGGTGGACAATGAGACAGAAATGCAGTACCTCAGTCGCGGCGGGGTCCTCCCCTACGTATTCGACAAACTGCTCAAGAATGTACACTGA
- a CDS encoding DNA-directed RNA polymerase subunit H gives MSTHFLVPKHELLTKEEAGKVLGTYNSTPSQFPYILMTDPIAKETGARPGDFIKITRRSETAGSSIYYRYVVEA, from the coding sequence GTGAGCACTCACTTCCTCGTTCCAAAGCACGAACTCTTGACCAAGGAAGAAGCAGGAAAGGTACTCGGGACCTACAATTCGACCCCTAGCCAGTTCCCCTACATCCTGATGACCGACCCCATAGCCAAGGAGACTGGCGCCAGGCCCGGAGATTTCATCAAGATAACGAGGCGCAGTGAGACGGCCGGCTCCAGCATCTACTACCGATACGTGGTGGAGGCCTGA
- a CDS encoding DNA-directed RNA polymerase subunit B — protein MSKQIQKSNSWIVLRDLLEREGVAKQHLNSYNEFVTRGLQNIVDEIGEVEVETVSTPYKIKFGRITLGSPRVVEIDGSVSSILPMEARLRNLTYSAPILLEMTIEEEGLPRDTTRQHIGDLPVMVKSELCQLANRSKEQLIESGEDPIDPGGYFIINGAERVIVGLEDLSPNKILVDQEKLSGSTTYKARVYSSVVGYRSKLELTLKQDGAINVKVPSCPVDLPFVIVMRAMGIKSDKEIADAISPKSEIQDLLEVSFDKAGEAPTEKDSLVYIGNRVAHGMLEEFRVKRALSMLDWGLLPHLGKTDDKRYDKAMFMGEAVCKLLELRLGWIGADDKDHYGNKVIKFAGQMLADLFRTAFRNLVRDMKYQLERTGQKRGGNVVGAAIRTGIITDKLNNAIATGNWGRGKVGVTQLLDRTNYLSTLSHLRRVQSPLSRSQPNFEARDLHATHFGRICPSETPEGVNCGLVKNLALSAIISVGVPSQEVEEKLWELGARQIRDTDQKMQDKGCRIFMDGRFIGYVDDGDRLAKAFRKLRREGQINPVASILYVPPVNDRAYPRLYISLSSGRVLRPLVVVESGRPLLTPEVLEKVSAGQLSWRDLVEQGMVELVDANEEENLLVAMSQEDITTRNTHMELFPAAMFGIAASIIPYPEHNQSPRNTYESAMAKQSLGFSSPTYPISPHVRQHLLVSPQSPVVRTRTLELLKIDDRPLGQNCVVAVLSFEGYNIEDAIIMNRSSVERGLARSFFYRLYEAEAKQYLGGMRDTFEVPAAESNIRGYRGEKFYRLLEGDGVVSHESQVTGGDVVIGRTSPPRFMEEYKEFEIKGPYRRDTSVAVRPSETGVVDSIFMTENVEGGRMYKVRVRDMRVPEIGDKFASRHGQKGVIGLVVPQEDMPYTAEGVVPDVIINPHAFPSRMTVGQFIESIAGKSGAFRGSPVDGSAFAGENIEDLEKVLRDRGFEATGREVMYDGKTGKKLAADVFVGVVYYQKLHHMVADKIHARARGQVQMLTKQPTEGRARGGGLRFGEMERDCLIAYGASMVLKDRLLDEADKTEIYVCEKCGLIAYYDAKQRKYTCKIDGDAAKISTVVVAYAFKLLLQEMMSLNIAPRLMLKDKV, from the coding sequence ATGAGCAAACAGATACAGAAGTCGAACTCCTGGATCGTACTCCGCGACCTTCTGGAGAGGGAGGGCGTCGCAAAGCAGCACCTCAACAGCTACAACGAGTTCGTCACCCGCGGCCTCCAGAACATCGTCGACGAAATCGGCGAAGTAGAGGTCGAAACGGTCAGCACTCCATACAAGATAAAATTCGGACGCATAACCCTCGGCTCCCCCAGGGTCGTGGAAATCGACGGCTCGGTGAGCAGCATCCTCCCAATGGAAGCACGCCTCCGGAACCTCACCTACTCCGCCCCAATACTTCTCGAAATGACCATCGAAGAGGAAGGTCTCCCGCGAGACACCACCCGCCAGCACATCGGTGACCTCCCCGTGATGGTGAAGTCCGAGCTCTGCCAGCTCGCTAACCGCTCCAAGGAGCAGCTCATCGAATCCGGAGAGGACCCCATCGACCCAGGCGGCTATTTCATCATCAACGGCGCAGAGCGAGTCATAGTAGGGCTCGAAGACCTCTCCCCGAACAAGATCCTAGTCGACCAGGAGAAGCTCTCCGGCTCCACGACCTACAAGGCAAGGGTCTACTCCTCCGTCGTAGGCTACCGCTCCAAACTCGAGCTCACCCTCAAGCAGGACGGCGCCATCAACGTCAAGGTCCCGAGCTGTCCGGTTGACCTCCCCTTCGTCATCGTCATGCGCGCCATGGGGATCAAGTCCGATAAGGAGATCGCCGACGCCATATCCCCGAAGTCGGAGATCCAGGACCTCCTCGAGGTCTCCTTCGACAAGGCCGGCGAAGCGCCGACCGAGAAGGACTCCCTGGTCTACATCGGCAATAGGGTCGCCCACGGCATGCTCGAAGAGTTCAGGGTCAAGCGGGCGCTCTCCATGCTCGACTGGGGCCTCCTCCCCCACCTGGGGAAGACCGACGACAAGCGCTACGACAAGGCGATGTTCATGGGCGAAGCCGTCTGCAAGCTCCTCGAGCTCAGGCTGGGCTGGATCGGCGCCGACGACAAGGACCACTACGGCAACAAGGTCATCAAGTTCGCCGGTCAGATGCTCGCAGACCTCTTCCGGACCGCCTTCCGCAACCTGGTCAGGGACATGAAGTACCAGCTCGAAAGGACCGGCCAGAAGCGCGGAGGTAACGTGGTAGGCGCAGCCATCAGGACGGGCATCATCACTGATAAGCTCAACAACGCGATAGCCACCGGCAACTGGGGGAGAGGGAAGGTCGGGGTCACGCAGCTCCTGGACAGGACCAACTACCTCAGCACCCTCAGCCACCTCAGGCGGGTACAGTCCCCCCTGAGCCGGAGCCAGCCCAACTTCGAGGCCAGGGACCTGCACGCAACCCACTTCGGAAGGATCTGCCCCTCCGAGACCCCCGAAGGGGTGAACTGCGGCCTCGTCAAGAACCTCGCACTCTCAGCCATTATCTCCGTCGGCGTCCCCTCACAGGAGGTCGAGGAGAAGCTCTGGGAGCTCGGCGCCCGCCAGATCCGGGACACCGACCAGAAGATGCAAGACAAGGGCTGCAGGATATTCATGGACGGCAGATTCATCGGCTACGTAGACGACGGCGACCGCCTGGCCAAGGCCTTCAGGAAGCTCAGAAGGGAGGGCCAGATCAACCCGGTCGCGAGCATCCTCTACGTTCCCCCGGTCAACGACCGTGCTTACCCTCGCCTCTACATCAGCCTCAGCTCGGGGCGCGTCCTCCGCCCCCTGGTCGTGGTCGAAAGCGGAAGGCCTCTCCTGACCCCCGAAGTCCTAGAGAAGGTCTCCGCAGGCCAGCTCTCCTGGCGCGACCTCGTGGAGCAGGGAATGGTGGAGCTCGTGGACGCCAACGAAGAGGAGAACCTCCTCGTCGCCATGAGCCAGGAGGACATCACCACGAGGAACACACACATGGAGCTCTTCCCGGCAGCCATGTTCGGCATAGCCGCGTCGATCATCCCCTACCCTGAGCACAACCAGTCCCCGAGGAACACCTACGAATCTGCCATGGCCAAGCAGTCCCTCGGCTTCAGCTCCCCGACCTACCCGATCTCCCCACACGTCAGACAGCACCTTCTGGTCAGCCCCCAGTCCCCGGTCGTCAGGACCAGGACCCTGGAGCTCCTCAAGATCGACGACCGCCCCCTGGGCCAGAACTGCGTCGTAGCCGTCCTCTCTTTCGAAGGCTACAACATCGAGGACGCCATCATAATGAACAGGTCCAGCGTCGAAAGAGGGCTTGCCCGGTCGTTCTTCTACCGCCTCTACGAAGCGGAGGCCAAGCAGTACCTCGGCGGGATGAGGGACACCTTCGAGGTCCCGGCCGCTGAGTCCAACATCCGGGGCTACCGGGGCGAGAAGTTCTACCGCCTCCTCGAGGGGGACGGGGTCGTCTCCCATGAATCCCAGGTGACCGGAGGGGACGTGGTCATCGGGAGGACAAGCCCCCCAAGGTTCATGGAGGAGTACAAGGAGTTCGAGATCAAAGGGCCCTACAGGCGTGACACCTCGGTGGCCGTAAGGCCATCGGAGACCGGTGTAGTCGACTCGATCTTCATGACCGAGAACGTCGAAGGGGGCAGGATGTACAAGGTCAGGGTCAGGGACATGAGAGTCCCCGAGATTGGAGACAAGTTCGCCTCCAGGCACGGCCAGAAGGGAGTCATCGGCCTGGTGGTCCCCCAGGAAGACATGCCCTACACCGCAGAAGGGGTGGTCCCCGACGTCATAATTAACCCGCACGCCTTCCCGTCGAGAATGACCGTCGGCCAGTTCATCGAGTCCATCGCCGGCAAGTCGGGGGCCTTCCGAGGCTCGCCGGTGGACGGCTCCGCCTTCGCCGGGGAGAACATCGAGGACCTCGAAAAGGTCCTCCGCGACCGAGGTTTCGAGGCGACAGGAAGAGAGGTCATGTACGACGGCAAGACGGGGAAGAAGCTCGCGGCCGACGTCTTCGTCGGCGTGGTATACTACCAGAAGCTCCACCACATGGTCGCCGACAAGATCCACGCGCGGGCAAGAGGCCAGGTCCAGATGCTCACCAAACAGCCCACCGAAGGCAGGGCGCGGGGCGGAGGCCTGAGGTTCGGGGAGATGGAGAGGGACTGCCTGATCGCCTACGGCGCCTCCATGGTCCTCAAGGACCGCCTCCTGGACGAGGCAGACAAGACCGAGATCTACGTCTGCGAGAAGTGCGGCCTAATCGCCTATTACGACGCGAAGCAGAGAAAGTACACCTGCAAGATCGACGGGGACGCCGCGAAGATCTCCACCGTCGTCGTCGCCTACGCCTTCAAGCTACTCCTCCAGGAGATGATGAGCCTGAACATCGCCCCGCGGCTCATGCTGAAGGACAAGGTGTAG
- a CDS encoding MFS transporter, with protein MQYKWTVLTVTTVGVLMSGIDGRIVIIGLPTVAAALHADAEQAIWFTQAYTIGSTIALLFIGRVSDIFGRVKVYTLGFTVFTIGSVLTSFSTTPDLFIASRMFQGLGASALFANSAAIVTDAFPTTELGKALGINSVAFRAGSMLGLTLSGFILSIADWRFLFYINIPVGIFGTLWAHRKLKEIGERERGAPMDWPGFVTFSTSITSFLLALTFAAYGTAEDLVVAALGLISTLAFASFLLIEKRTKTPLLDLSLLRIREYAGGVTTQLLNAMAWGAFILLLSLYLQLVQGLSPIQAGISILPFDVAFLIVGPTSGRLSDKYGTMPFTTAGLATVSVSLFLLSTLGPATPFSTVLVYLVIGGGGMGLFVSPNMSSIMGSVPAHRRGVASGLRATFFNVGYTLSFNIVILILALSVPYAVITSIISSASGVHVTLADKDLFVAGLNNVYRVLVVINTVAIIPSLLRGRRVVSNDKEPDSDSNTGAATSLSAD; from the coding sequence TTGCAATACAAGTGGACGGTCCTCACCGTTACTACCGTTGGTGTCCTCATGAGCGGCATCGACGGACGCATAGTAATCATCGGTCTCCCGACCGTGGCCGCAGCGCTGCACGCCGACGCCGAACAGGCCATCTGGTTCACCCAGGCCTACACCATAGGCAGCACCATCGCCCTGCTCTTCATAGGAAGGGTAAGCGACATTTTCGGCCGCGTCAAGGTCTACACCCTAGGCTTTACAGTGTTCACCATCGGCTCGGTTCTCACCTCCTTCTCCACCACTCCCGACCTTTTCATCGCATCGAGGATGTTCCAGGGCCTGGGAGCCTCCGCCCTGTTCGCCAACTCCGCAGCCATTGTCACTGATGCGTTCCCCACCACAGAGCTCGGAAAGGCGCTCGGCATCAACTCCGTGGCCTTCAGGGCTGGCTCCATGCTCGGCCTCACCCTAAGCGGCTTCATCCTGTCGATAGCCGATTGGCGCTTTCTCTTCTACATCAACATCCCTGTGGGGATATTCGGGACCCTCTGGGCGCACAGGAAGCTGAAGGAGATCGGCGAGCGCGAGCGCGGCGCTCCCATGGACTGGCCGGGCTTCGTCACCTTCAGCACGTCGATAACGAGCTTCCTCCTCGCGCTGACCTTCGCCGCCTACGGCACGGCCGAGGATCTGGTCGTGGCCGCCCTGGGGCTCATCTCGACCCTGGCCTTCGCTTCGTTTCTTCTCATTGAGAAGAGGACCAAGACCCCTCTCCTCGACCTCAGCCTGCTGAGGATAAGGGAGTATGCTGGGGGAGTGACCACCCAGCTCCTCAACGCCATGGCCTGGGGGGCGTTCATCCTCCTCCTCAGTCTGTATCTGCAGCTCGTCCAGGGCCTCTCGCCCATCCAGGCAGGCATATCCATCCTCCCCTTCGACGTCGCCTTCCTGATCGTCGGTCCAACCAGCGGACGGCTCTCCGACAAGTACGGCACCATGCCCTTCACCACCGCCGGCCTGGCGACCGTCAGCGTCTCCTTGTTTCTTCTCTCGACCCTCGGGCCCGCCACGCCCTTCTCCACAGTGCTCGTCTACCTTGTCATCGGGGGAGGGGGCATGGGGCTCTTCGTCTCCCCCAACATGAGCTCGATCATGGGGTCTGTACCGGCCCACAGGCGGGGGGTTGCGTCTGGCCTGAGGGCCACATTCTTCAACGTCGGCTACACTCTGAGCTTCAACATCGTCATCCTCATCCTCGCCCTCTCCGTCCCCTACGCGGTGATAACGAGCATAATTTCTTCGGCCTCCGGCGTCCACGTCACCCTCGCCGACAAGGACCTCTTCGTGGCCGGGCTCAACAACGTCTACCGCGTCCTCGTCGTCATCAACACGGTCGCCATCATCCCCTCTCTCCTCAGGGGACGGCGCGTCGTTTCCAATGACAAGGAACCCGATTCAGATTCAAATACAGGCGCGGCGACCTCGCTCTCAGCCGATTAG
- the ilvE gene encoding branched-chain-amino-acid transaminase — protein sequence MTKELLVYVDGRFVEKSKAVVSVFDHGLLYGDGVFEGIRVYGGNVFRLVDHIDRLYDSAKSIHLKVPLTKHEMSEAVLETLRKNHLRDAYVRLVVTRGSGDLGVDPELCKDPTLFIITEPSASGPAPRDPKVVKLIISSVRRDSVAATTHEIKSLNYLNSILAKIEATNAGADDAILLDERGFVSEASVTNIFIVKDRMISTPSPAAGILHGITRARLIRLSSDLGKDVQERDVTPFDLITADEIFLAGTKSEMLAVGEVSGTRIGSGGVGPMTRKLYQEFTKILQRPEEGTPVYEAEPATV from the coding sequence ATGACCAAGGAGCTGCTGGTGTATGTCGACGGCAGATTCGTCGAGAAGTCAAAGGCGGTGGTCTCAGTCTTCGACCACGGGCTGCTCTACGGGGACGGCGTCTTCGAAGGCATCCGCGTCTACGGCGGTAACGTCTTCAGGCTCGTGGACCACATCGACAGGCTCTACGACTCAGCGAAGAGCATACACCTGAAGGTCCCTCTCACCAAACACGAGATGTCCGAAGCTGTCCTCGAGACCCTCAGGAAGAACCACCTCCGCGATGCCTATGTCAGGCTAGTGGTCACCCGGGGCTCAGGTGACCTGGGAGTAGACCCAGAGCTCTGCAAGGACCCCACGCTCTTCATAATCACTGAACCCTCGGCGTCCGGACCAGCACCCAGGGACCCCAAGGTTGTGAAGCTCATTATATCCTCCGTGAGGCGCGATTCCGTGGCCGCGACCACCCACGAAATCAAGTCTCTCAACTATCTGAACAGCATCCTTGCGAAGATCGAGGCCACCAACGCCGGCGCCGACGACGCCATCCTCCTCGACGAGAGGGGATTCGTTTCGGAGGCGAGCGTGACCAACATATTCATCGTCAAGGACCGCATGATCTCGACCCCTTCTCCTGCCGCAGGTATCCTCCACGGCATCACCAGGGCGCGCCTCATCAGGCTCTCCTCCGACCTTGGCAAGGACGTTCAGGAGAGGGATGTCACTCCCTTCGACCTGATAACCGCGGACGAAATATTCCTGGCCGGGACCAAGTCGGAGATGCTCGCCGTCGGCGAGGTCAGCGGGACAAGGATAGGCTCAGGAGGAGTCGGACCGATGACGCGGAAGCTCTACCAGGAGTTCACAAAGATCCTGCAAAGGCCAGAAGAAGGGACTCCGGTCTACGAAGCAGAGCCGGCTACCGTCTGA